TGAAATAACTGTTGGAAGGGGAGAGGTTGTGTCAAATATAGTTACAACCTTGATCCACTCCAAATACAATCAAGAAAATCTTGCGGTTATGGCCATCGTTGGAATGGGGGGCCTCGGAAAGACGACAGTGGCCAAGTTAGTTTACAATGAGGATTCGATACACAAGttctttgaaaagaaaatatggATTTGTGTATCAAACTCCTTTGACGTCAATTTCATCCTACTTCAGATCTTAGAATCTCTTAACCCTGCAAAAGTCCCTTCAAAAGAGAACCTGAATGCAATTCTTACCAACCTGCAAGAAGAGTTGAAAGATAAAAGATACTTACTCGTACTTGATGATATTTGGAACGAAGATCCCAGAAAATGGGAGAATTTGATGGAATGTTTGTCAAAGCTTTATTCTGCCAAAGGATCTAAAATTGTTGTCACTACTCGTAGTGGTAAAGTTGCATCAATCTCTGAAAAACTACTTCCACGACATGATATGGGAAAACTTTCTGTGGATGAATGTTGGTCCATCATGAGAGATAGAGCTCTTCCCAATATCAGTGCTCATATAGCTTCTGAGTTCCAAACAATCGGAAGGGAGATTGCGAAAAATTGTGGTGGTGTTCCACTGGTGGCAAATGTGTGTACTATTACTATGTATCCTGACACAAAATTTGcaccttttttattattatttttacatgtttttatttataaattaggACAATACTTGCATCCGCACCATAGTGTACACCACCTTATCAATTAAATTAGTTAAGTGACTTAAATTGGATGAATTATTTTGTTACAAATTGGTATTTGTTAGGCTTTTTAGTAGTTAAAACTTTAAAGTCAATTTTAATGTTAAATTTGACTTTAAAATTGACTTGGCTTGAACTAAGTGTAGGAATTGGCTTGGATTGGTTTGGATTGGACTTTATCTTGTCTTATGTTTGGTGTTAACTTTTGAAATGGAGAGAGGATAGTCCTTAAATTATTACTCAAGTAAAAATTAGGTCACTTaactattttttcaaaaaattagtCCTTAAACTATAAAAATCTACCActtacatccctaatattaaATTTGAAACTATTATGTCCACCTAGTGCGTTTTATCTTCAACTCTCTCTCTTTACCAAAAAGAATTCGAAactattatattcaatttttcgttaATTTAACTTATGTGATGCAATTAATATATtgtttcatttaaaaaataatattctaGTTGGACTATTCTACTTGCATAGCTGCACATGGGAGCTGCCCATTTGCAGTCTTGACTCAGGGCTTATTTAGGACCATGTTTCTGCAAGGGGTTAAATAATGAAGTTTTAAAGTGggaagtgagagattttaggttcaattattgTTAAAGGtgaatttaaatcatattattactagcctaATACGAGGCTAAGTCCACGTTCTCTTATTTAGTACGTTAGTatatataatattgtttgttaagtCCACGTTCTATTCTTTATTAcgttagtatagataatatcgtttattaagtTCACGTTTTCTTCTTTACTAagttagtatagataatattgttcgttaaaaaaaaagttatgcaAGTCAGGATTAATAGATTCTTATATAGTCCCATATTTAGCGAAAATCGGATGTTGCTAAATAGGGTAACTGGAAAGTTAATTCAGTGAAACAAACATACCCAAAATGTTATGTCATGCTCGATGCACGTTAAATAGGAGTCAAATATAATGTTTGAAGTCAAATGTATAGTCATATCTGACTATTTGAGGCAAATGAAAAATCAGATATCACTTTTCACTTAATTCCACAGTcagaactaaaaaaaataaaaattatgcaTCGGACAAAATTGagtcaaatttaaaatatttcatttaaatttttaaagttATTCTCAATTtactattttaaaatttcttgattttcaatATTTCGtgtattaagttttttttgttcCAATATGGTACTTAAAATCATAATTATGAGACACTTTCATACTtccgttaagttttccgttaaAATCTCTGTTAATTGATGACGTGGCACACACATAGACAATGATTAGGCGCCACATGTCAATCTGAATCCACGtgtatattaaaaataaatttttttttaaaaatttaaaaaactaaaaaaccgAACTTAATTTAAAATTGCCACTTATTATTCGCATCCcaccttcttcctctctctgtttcttcttcttcttctccacccAACACAGAAAACCACCAATCGCACCGcctaacccaacccaacccaccCCACTTGTTCCTCCCAGTCCACCGAGACCACCCAAGCCGCAAGTGCCGCCTAAGCCACAAAGGGTAAGCCACCATCCTTTGGAAAACTGCTTCGCTTCACTCGTTGAAAAGGCTGCTCCTCTCTGTGCTATGGTCAGAGTCTGATcccaacaaaaaagaagaaaagaaaaaaacaaattagaaCCTTAAAAATTCCAATCCGAGAGTGGACAGATCCGAGGGGCCTGAGAAATCAGCGACGGAAGAGATGGCGTCGTCGAAGATAATGTCTTCATCGTCGACATCACTAAACTCGGATCTCTCCCGACGCCCTTCCAATTTCTCCTCCACTGCAAAGCCCAAGCCCACCACCGCCACAGCACACCCGTCTTCCTCCTCTGCACACccccaaacccaaaacaactCCCATAATAGCATCACTAACTCAACGTCGTTGCTTCCAATCGGCCCCATGACAGTCGGCGGCCTCCTTTACGACTCTAACCCCACCTTCATGATCGACGCCACCCTCCTCGACACCCAAATAACCCTACTCGACACCACTTGCGCCGCCGCTGCCGGAAATGGAGAGATTGAACTACGAAGTGTTTTCATTCGATCAGATTCGCTCAGCCCGTTTGGGTCGATTGATAAGGTCGAGAGGTCAGTAGTTGGGTTTGGAAATGGTGCGAAGAAGGGGGCGACAAAAAAGGGGggcaattttaaaattttaggtttaggtttgggattttacttttacttttaatttttttttaatttttatttatttttaaatatccaTGTGGACCTAGATTGACTTGTGGTGCCCAATTATTATCTATGTGTACGTCATGTCATCAATTAACAGAGATTCTAACGGaaaacttaatgaaagtatgaaagTGTCCCATAATTATGATTTTAAGTACTAAACTGAGATGAAGAAAACTTAATGTATAAAATGTTAAAAGCCAAGAAATTTCAGAACACATATTAACCCATTTTTTTATGTACATTGAAGATAGCCTTAAGGTCATGTATTTTCTATATTGTTTTAGAACACCTTGAAAAGTTTATTaactaagaatttttttttttttccctatcgTATATTTTTCTCCTTATTTTTCATCCGATACAAAAGAAATGGTGGAGAACATCATGCAGTTCGCATAGATCCAAAAAATCGTTGTAGTCATAGTTAAACTACTTTACTCTATTAATCGATAGAAACTCTCTAATCCAATCAACATGTTTTAGGAGGCATTTTGCACACTAAGAAAAGTATTGAAGAATGGTCGTTCTTCAAAGACAGTAGAATATGGGACAACATatcaaaagaagaagataaaattatgCCAGTCTTGAAgttgagttttgacaatttAGAATCACCATCATTGAAGCAATGTTTTGCATATTGCTCAATTTTCAAGAAAGATTTTGAAATTCAAAGAGATAACTTGATTCAACTTTGGATGGCTCAAGGACTACTCCACCCTTCACCTGGCGAAAATAAAGATATGGAGGACATAGGCAATGAATATTTTGATATTCTATTGCAGAGCTCCTTATTTCAAGATGCTACAATGAGTGACAATTGGATTGTTAGCAAATGCAAGATGCATGATCTTGTGCACGATATGGCAGAACTTGTATCCAAATCTGAAAGCTTGACGGGAGACTTATGTGGCATAGATAATACATTTGAGATTCGACTTATTGCTCGGGCTTCTACTTCTATGCTGGATAAAATTCCAAAAAGAAGTGTTAGGAAATTGCGGTCGTTGTTTTTTTACGATGGTGAAGTACCTAGTAACATTCTTCCAAGATTCAAATCTTTACGCGTCTTAAATTTAAGTAATGCTAATATTGAAGAATTTCCAGTTTCAGTTGGAAGGCTGAAACACTTGAGGTATCTTGACATTTCCGAAACAAGATTCAAAGCACTCCCCAGCTCTATAGGCAAGCTCTATAACCTACAGACGTTAAGAACAACAAATTGTGCCCTTAAAGAGTTTCCAAAAGAACTGCAAAACTTGATCAACATGAGGCATATTTATTTTGGTCAGGGAAAGAAATTTCCACAGGGGATAGGGCGGTTTACTTGCCTTCGAACATTACCTTACTTTTCGGTGGGTAATGAGATTGGTCATCGAATTGAAGAGTTGGCTGGCTTGAAACAATTGAAAGGTGAATTAATTGTTTGTAATATAGAGCACATAAAGAATGGAGAAGAAGCAAATAAAGCTAAGTTAGAGGATAAGACGAAAGTACGCCATTTGACATTGAGATGGACGGGAATTTGGTCAGCAGCTGACAACGAGGAGGGGGATGTACTGGATGACCTCCGACCGAATCCTGAGTTAGAGAGCTTACGTATTGAAAACTTCAACGGTGATCAGTTTCCAGCGTGGATGATGAGTAGGCCGTTACTGCTCAACAACTTGAAGAAGATTGAGTTAATTAGATGTAAAAGATGTAAAGAAGTCCCACCGCTCGGTCATCTACCCAATCTTATGGAGCTTACGATTTACAAAATGGATAACTTGAAATGTGTTGGAGCTGAGTTCTATGGTTATCATCTTGTCCGCAGTGCAGCCACGACAAGTAAGGAGATAATTACTTTATTTCCTACATTAAAAGTATTACATATTTCTTGTGGTGATctaattgaatggatggaagcacCAGCGATGTCAACACAAAAAATAGTGGCTTTTCCTTGCCTCGAGGCGTTGACGATCTATGATTGTTCCAAATTGAGAAATTTTCCGAGTCATTTCCCATCTCTTCAAAAGTTGAAGATAAGTGGAACACCAATAGAAAAAATTAGCCGTGAATTAACAACTCTCACTTCCCTTGAAATACAAGGTCTTGGGGAGCCTACTTATTTGCCGCAAGGGATTTTCAAGAACAATAATAATCTCTCCTCTTTGGTTATTGATCAGCGTGAAAAGCTGAGGCATTTGCCGGATGGGCTAGACACACTACCTCTCCTTGAGGAACTGCATTTATCAGGATGCGATAATCTAGAGTTGATTCCAATTACACAGGGCATGGCATCTCTACGGGAATTAAAGATTTCTAGCTGTAGACGGTTGTCAAGCCTACCGAGTGGGTTAGAGTACTGCACCGCTCTCCAGGAATTGAGTATGATGTATTGCAATGGTGTAACATCGTTTCCGGTTCACACCTTTGCATCTCTTTGCAATTTGTATATTTCAAGTTGTGATGGGCTATCAGGCGCATTGAGTGTATCGGCCTCTCTTGTGAAGTTGACTACATGGGGTTGTAAATATCTGACATCAATTGGAATTAAAGGCGGCGCGTCCCTCGCCCCCTCTCTTCAGGAGTTGACAACCACTTCATGCCATGAATTATCAAGCTTACCTGCTCTTCCACAACATTGTCCCTCTCTTCGATGTCTGGCGATTCAAGAGTGTGAAAGATTAGAAAGTTGGGTGAGCGGGATGCAATTCCCACTCTCTCTTGAGGAGCTGATGATAGACAATTTCCATAATTTAGAGAGTTTTCCAAGTTTAGACAACCTCAATTCTCTCCGTAGTTTGGAGATTGAAAATTGGCGAAAGCTAAAATATCTGCCGACGAGGTTACAACGGCTCCCGCCCTTGAACGAATTGAGTGTCGGTGGGTTCTGGGAGGAGCTCGATTCTTTCCCTGATTTTCAAGTTGGATCATTAATGCAACTGAAAAGCTTGTCCTTGAGGGGTTGGCCAAGGCTCAAGTCTCTGCCTGAACAAATTCAACACCTCACTTCTCTAACATCTTTGGAGGTACATCACTTTGAGGGAGTGGAGACTTTGCCAGAATGGTTGGGTAGCCTTACATCCCTTACAGAGCTGAGAATTGAAGATTCCAAGAATGTGATGAATTTACCTAGTGTCCAAGCTCTGCAACGCCTCACCAAATTACAGGCTTTGTATATTACTGGATGTCATCCCCTTCAGGAACAAAGATGCACCAGGGGCAGCGGCATAGATTGGCCCAAGATTTCTCACATTCCACATCTCATAAGTAAGTTTTAAAATTCTTGAAATCATTTTACGTAGTTCATGTTATAAGTTTGCGTCTTTTGTTCATTTATTCGTATCAACTACAACATACAAATTTAAACTAGTATAACAAAAGTTGtttatccttctcctctttCTTTTAAATCAGTTCACGGGGTCGGATAGTGGTGGAGTGGATGAACCTTACCAAACTACAACAAATGTGtattggaaaaaccaaatttCACGATGTGCAGGGCCACAGTTCTCTGAGATTACTTGTATGCCAGTGTTATGTACAAACGACTCCAAAATGGCTCCAACTTCCGCATTGAAAGTAATCCGTGTTTGTAAGCTTTTCAGATTCGcaccttctcttctcttctaaGTGCATTGTACTGTTGACTTCTTACCATATATGTTGTGTTTTCCAGTGGCATGCTGTGGCGTTTTTCAGGATGTCCAATATGTGCAAACAGAGTACGGTACAGGTACTGATGAACGAGATGTTAAATCTCTCGATCaaccttcatttctcaaaacatatACCTTAAGTTATAGTACTTATCAAGCTAGCAAGCTTTTTTTTTGGTACCATG
This window of the Malus domestica chromosome 03, GDT2T_hap1 genome carries:
- the LOC139194604 gene encoding disease resistance protein RGA2-like, yielding MEGKLAETVYTFSVEGILSKVASLAAQELSLAWGFKAELKRLRQSLLTIQDFLGAISDQPRERVKAVEEWVMKLKGIAHDADDLMDEFDYEVVRHKVELQNHMKKKVLNFFSLSNPLAFRLKMAHKIQKINQSLVDLKGEAAFIGLVSKKIDATPQEYRWERQTHSLIGRDEITVGRGEVVSNIVTTLIHSKYNQENLAVMAIVGMGGLGKTTVAKLVYNEDSIHKFFEKKIWICVSNSFDVNFILLQILESLNPAKVPSKENLNAILTNLQEELKDKRYLLVLDDIWNEDPRKWENLMECLSKLYSAKGSKIVVTTRSGKVASISEKLLPRHDMGKLSVDECWSIMRDRALPNISAHIASEFQTIGREIAKNCGGVPLVANDNTCIRTIVYTTLSIKLVK